Proteins found in one Neurospora crassa OR74A linkage group II, whole genome shotgun sequence genomic segment:
- a CDS encoding 3' exoribonuclease codes for MASTQHVLLSPAELAYLHASLSLTPPIRPDGRSPTQFRPLVAETGILPGTNGSARICFADGTEAIVGVKAEVERTRTRHDFPSLDESAEDDDDLDDNQNEVIKGDNDWVEMTVEIPGYRDDDAGTVFLSAMLSEALLADGEFTKRLWINQRFHWKLYLDILLISPPLSYPLPLLSLTTHLALLAARLPRLKSEGDEDPLFDDDWAAAPYLYPRPSEKGSKATAPAPAAARPPVTLLVMAVGNNIIFDPSKEELAVADVALAVSVGESSSSTTSTTSSKPTAMDIDTEETKGHNLRLLSVRTIDPPSRLTPPGIPNASNSAYGANAGAKDAEKKKQQQEQARTAESEAVEGVWKAPRGGAKTLVMATMVQKVLEKGGVADEVLDALDGVDLN; via the exons ATGGCGTCCACACAGCACGTCCTGCTTTCGCCGGCGGAACTTGCCTACCTCCACGCTTCACTCAGCCTCACGCCTCCTATCCGCCCGGACGGCCGTTCTCCTACACAGTTCCGCCCCCTCGTCGCTGAGACAGGCATTCTCCCTGGCACCAATGGCAGCGCACGTATCTGCTTCGCCGACGGTACAGAAGCCATTGTTGGCGTTAAGGCGGAAGTCgagaggacgaggacaagaCACGATTTCCCCTCGCTAGATGAAAGTGctgaggacgatgacgactTGGACGATAACCAGAACGAGGTGATTAAGGGCGACAACGACTGGGTAGAGATGACGGTGGAAATTCCCGGGTACAGAGACGACGACGCGGGGACTGTGTTCCTCTCCGCCATGCTTAGTGAAGCGCTGTTGGCGGATGGCGAGTTTACAAAGAGGCTGTGGATCAACCAAAGGTTTCACTGGAAGCTCTACCTTGAC ATTCTTCTGATCTCCCCGCCGCTTTCAtatcccctccccctcctttctCTAACCACAcatctcgccctcctcgCGGCCCGTCTCCCACGCCTAAAGTCCGAAGGCGACGAAGATCCCCTCTTCGACGACGACTGGGCAGCCGctccctacctctaccccaGACCTTCAGAGAAAGGTTCCAAAGCGACGGCCCCAGCCCCCGCTGCTGCCAGGCCACCCGTCACCCTCCTCGTCATGGCCGTTGGTAACAACATCATCTTCGACCCTTCCAAGGAGGAGCTAGCCGTCGCCGACGTTGCGCTGGCCGTTTCCGTTGGCgaatcttcctcctccaccacttcTACGACCAGCAGCAAACCCACAGCAATGGACATCGACACTGAAGAGACAAAAGGACACAACCTCCGCCTTCTATCGGTGCGAACAATCGATCCCCCTTCGCGATTGACCCCTCCTGGTATTCCCAACGCAAGCAATAGCGCTTATGGAGCGAATGCGGGCGCGAAGgatgccgagaagaagaagcagcagcaggaacaGGCGAGGACAGCCGAGTCTGAGGCCGTCGAGGGTGTGTGGAAGGCACCTAGAGGCGGCGCCAAGACGTTGGTAATGGCTACGATGGTGCAGAAGGTTTTGGAGAAGGGAGGCGTGGCCGATGAGGTGTTGGATGCGCTGGATGGGGTTGATTTGAACTGA
- a CDS encoding nudix/MutT family protein, with translation MAASNTSSGNRSMESRTGRTKQRYNTKGERLVAGVVPLSADKYYVMLIQSTRRKGWVLPKGGWELDEECHEAAAREAWEEAGIVVQINYDLGDIQDTRPPKKNPLKEKERSLYRFFEATVTSEEPEWPEKDKRERKWYTYAEATELLKERPELQAALDLSTIKR, from the exons ATGGCGGCTAGCAATACTAGTAGTGGTAATCGGTCAATGGAATCCCGGACTGGGCGTACCAAGCAAC GATACAATACGAAAGGCGAACGACTGGTTGCCGGCGTTGTCCCTTTGAGTGCGGACAAGTACTACGTCATGTTGATCCAGTCTACACGTCGAAAAGGTTGGGTATTGCCCAAGGGCGGATGGGAACTTGACGAGGAATGTCACGAGGCTGCTGCCCGTGAAGCCTGGGAGGAGGCTGGTATCGTGGTTCAGATCAACTATGACTTGGGTGATATTCAGGATACCCGTCCTCCCAAGAAAAATCctctcaaggagaaggagcgctCGCTCTACCGATTCTTCGAGGCCACCGTCACCAGCGAGGAGCCTGAGTGGCCCGAGAAGGACAAACGTGAGCGCAAGTGGTACACATACGCTGAAGCCACCGAGTTGTTGAAAGAACGGCCGGAACTTCAAGCAGCTCTAGATTTGTCGACGATCAAGAGGTAG
- a CDS encoding 37S ribosomal protein S5 translates to MSAARFAARSFLSRRLAATVPAAAPAASTPAASTCPAAQQQQSQFHSSAHLEARRRSRFKNVRAVEMGLTSDAKIESFTKKKFAEYTEDEKAALAHNYPAEHMEAIEAAEAAIDPKDLTIQGRLRVDPYRMPYIDDFSEIQPIIDKRARRSAPPSHKARFMDVDEFTQDLINWADEIRRGEPTHRMKKLRDFVPEEFFEKPEGQWPKDVRDEAFTKFWAYLKEQKDADAKAAANATGPTDGDILSYILERSSMTDNNLQANSSLAPALPDKVPGVEGKYRNAIDPADDGLDDKGQYQELKKRTGMSVRQILQLKTKKLVHRRVVNQTRLGKIASDSVMVIAGNGDGWLGLGMAKSVEASIAVEKATLLAIQNMQPIPRYENRTIYGEVTTKVSGTIVRLNSRPPGFGLRVSHRIFEMCRAAGIRDLSAKFLRSRNPMNTVKATYQALLSQPNPEDLAIGRGKKLVDVRKVYYGGSVY, encoded by the exons ATGAGTGCGGCACGCTTCGCTGCCCGGAGTTTCCTCTCCCGGCGTCTGGCCGCCACTGTCCCGGCCGCTGCACCGGCAGCTTCCACCCCGGCCGCGTCGACATGTCCCGCcgcccagcagcaacagtcCCAATTCCACAGCTCCGCCCACCTCGAGGCCCGGAGGCGATCGCGCTTCAAGAATGTCCGTGCCGTCGAGATGGGCCTGACCTCGGACGCAAAGATCGAGAGTTTTACCAAGAAGAAGTTCGCCGAGTACACGGAAGATGAGAAGGCCGCTCTCGCCCACAACTACCCCGCCGAGCACATGGAGGCCATCGAAGCCGCCGAGGCTGCCATCGATCCCAAGGACCTGACGATACAAGGTCGTCTGCGCGTCGACCCGTACCGCATGCCCTACATCGACGACTTTAGCGAGATACAACCTATCATCGACAAGCGCGCTCGCCGCTCGGCGCCCCCCAGCCACAAAGCGCGCTTCATGGACGTTGACGAGTTCACTCAGGACCTGATCAACTGGGCTGACGAGATCCGCCGGGGCGAGCCGACGCACaggatgaagaagctgaGGGACTTCGTACCGGAGGAGTTTTTTGAGAAGCCTGAGGGGCAGTGGCCCAAGGACGTCCGGGACGAAGCTTTTACCAAGTTCTGGGCCTACCtcaaggagcagaaggacgccgacgccaaggccgccgccaacgCGACCGGCCCTACCGACGGCGACATTCTCTCGTACATTTTGGAGCGCTCGTCCATGACCGACAACAACCTGCAGGCCAACTCGTCGCTGGCGCCCGCCCTTCCCGATAAGGTCCCCGGCGTGGAGGGCAAGTACAGGAACGCGATCGACCCTGCCGACGACGGTCTCGATGACAAGGGTCAGTATCAGGAGCTGAAGAAGCGGACGGGCATGTCGGTCCGTCAGATTCTCCAGCTCAAGACTAAGAAGCTGGTCCACCGTCGCGTTGTGAACCAGACCCGTCTCGGCAAGATTGCCAGCGACTCGGTCATGGTCATTGCCGGAAACGGTGACGGCTGGCTCGGTCTCGGCATGGCGAAGTCGGTCGAAGCATCCATCGCTGTTGAAAAAGCCACTCTGTTGGCCATCCAAAACATGCAGCCCATCCCCCGCTATGAAAACAGGACCATTTATGGCGAGGTCACCACCAAGGTGTCAGGCACCATTGTGCGCCTGAACTCGCGTCCTCCTG GATTCGGTCTCCGCGTCTCCCATCGTATCTTTGAAATGTGCCGCGCCGCCGGCATTCGTGACCTCAGTGCAAAGTTCCTGCGGTCACGCAACCCCATGAACACAGTAAAGGCCACCTACCAGGCCCTTCTCAGCCAGCCCAACCCTGAAGATCTCGCCATCGGTAGGGGAAAGAAGCTCGTCGACGTTCGCAAGGTTTACTATGGCGGGTCTGTATACTAA
- a CDS encoding arginine-tRNA-protein transferase 1 codes for MYNTNSMQTPDDAEAPLSFIFPIGYSSASDCGYCRGTSRAGKRKRYSYYATSKSLSTHLYQKLVDRYWRRSGTLLYRPNPRNSCCPHYTLRLDSTEFKPTKDQRQTVNRFNNYVIGPDYTHAAARVHPRTRQEARKRHNEFDLIDRIHEPEAQNLKAPPEPAHKFTVTLEPDEFTEEKYLIFENYQRLVHKEGPDKISRHGFKRFLCNSPLRRETIYTSDGVQRQVGSFHQCYWLDGKLVAIGVLDLLPHAVSSVYFVYHESFHSHNPGKLSAMREIALAREGGYRWWYPGFYIHSCPKMKYKMDFKPQSVLDPETLTWDLMDKEALAVFDAKHYVSLSRERQRKESGDSPQIFEDHFIRPESDGEGDEDEGDFMLGSSMPGIPSLEEMKQVDMDNLVLVSDAAPGYFLASDLVSWEQQDIELDRKDIKSTIAELVAAMGTDVMGEICVDFRRRTRAL; via the exons ATGTACAACACAAACAGCATGCAGACCCCTGACGACGCTGAGGCGCCATTGTCTTTTATATTCCCAATTG GGTATAGCAGCGCATCTGATTGCGGTTATTGTCGAGGGACTTCACGTGCAGGTAAACGAAAAC GTTACTCTTACTATGCTACGAGCAAGTCCTTATCAACGCACCTATATCAAAAGTTAGTTGATCGGTATTGGAGACGGTCCGGGACTCTTCTCTACAGGCCGAACCCGAGAAACTCTTGTTGTCCTCACTATACCCTTCGCCTGGACTCAACAGAGTTCAAACCTACCAAAGATCAACGGCAAACTGTCAACCGATTCAACAACTACGTTATCGGTCCGGATTATACCCATGCTGCTGCCCGCGTTCATCCTCGCACGCGCCAAGAAGCACGGAAACGGCACAACGAGTTCGACTTGATCGACAGAATCCATGAACCCGAGGCACAAAATCTAAAGGCGCCTCCTGAGCCAGCTCACAAGTTCACTGTCACATTGGAGCCAGACGAGTTTACGGAGGAAAAGTATCTCATCTTTGAAAACTATCAGAGACTTGTTCACAAGGAGGGCCCAGATAAGATTTCGCGCCACGGATTCAAGAGATTTCTGTGCAATTCACCTCTTAGGCGTGAAACCATCTACACTTCGGACGGCGTCCAGCGACAGGTGGGCTCTTTTCACCAGTGTTACTGGCTGGACGGGAAACTTGTTGCAATAGGGGTGTTAGACCTGCTTCCCCACGCCGTCAGCTCAGTGTATTTCGTCTATCATGAGTCATTTCACTCACACAACCCAGGCAAGCTCAGTGCCATGCGAGAGATTGCCTTGGCTCGAGAGGGTGGCTATCGTTGGTGGTATCCGGGATTCTATATCCATAGCTGCCCCAAAATGAAGTACAAGATGGACTTCAAGCCGCAGTCCGTCCTCGATCCTGAGACACTCACCTGGGATTTGATGGACAAGGAGGCGTTGGCGGTTTTTGACGCGAAGCACTACGTCAGCCTATCCAGGGAGCGGCAACGGAAGGAGTCTGGCGATTCCCCCCAAATTTTCGAAGACCATTTCATTCGGCCAGAGAGTGACGGCGAAggtgacgaggacgaagggGACTTTATGCTGGGCAGCAGCATGCCAGGCATCCCTTCATTGGAAGAGATGAAGCAGGTGGACATGGACAACTTGGTCCTTGTTTCAGATGCTGCCCCCGGGTACTTTTTGGCTTCCGACTTGGTCAGTTGGGAACAACAAGATATCGAGTTGGACCGCAAGGATATTAAATCAACCATCGCAGAGCTGGTGGCAGCGATGGGAACGGACGTGATGGGCGAAATATGTGTGGATTTTCGGAGGAGGACTCGTGCGCTATAA